In one Tachysurus fulvidraco isolate hzauxx_2018 chromosome 16, HZAU_PFXX_2.0, whole genome shotgun sequence genomic region, the following are encoded:
- the otofa gene encoding otoferlin isoform X2 has product MALVVYLKSVSDLPGKGDRLAKVSFRGQSFYSRVLENCEEEARIEEAFRWPVASKVDGNEMLEIHIYNYSKVFTNRLIGTFRMVLQKVVEEGHLEVSDTLTDDNNTSVLTSIAIEIRYQPMDGSVRVWSDGEFLDVPDDREGMFQFETESLLSVHSQSSGTSPGRSTYSIPTLRKAGKGVFSAMKLGKVRSSKDNHKKDGPAILETEDLDHKGMKRDPDTISLASITAVTTNVSNKRSKPDIKIEPVAGRPVDYQISVMVIEARQLMGLNMDPLVCVEIGEEKKYTSMKESTNSPYYSEYFVFDFHVPPDVMFDKILKISVIHSKNILRSGTLVGTFKIDIGTIYAQPEHQFYHKWALLTDPDDITAGCKGYVKCDVAVVGKGDNIKTPHKSNEIDDDDIEGNLLVPEGIPVERQWARFYVKVFRAEGLPKMNASIMANVKKALIGENKDLVDPYVSVQFAGQKGKTSVQKGTYEPVWNEQLIFTEMFPPLCKRLKVQIRDCDKVTDVAIGTHFIDLRKISNDGDKGFLPTLGPAWVNMYGSTRQYTLMDEHQDLNEGVGEGVSFRARLLIALAVEILDTSSSDINISAEVQVEPIPNVSEISTGKIEEFFLFGSFLEATMIDRKIGDKPINFEVTIGNYGNQIDGASKPVKKKKKGKGDGDDEESELIHNSSDEETEEDGELASVSSTPPMKPVITDSNYFHLPYFEKKPCIYIKSWWHDHRRRFYNSNIMDKIADKLEEGLNDVQEILKTEKAYPERRLRGVLEELSTGCNRFVTLANKDQNQAGITKLDRERLKSCLREMESMAQQAKTMRSQVKKNTVRDKMKLAQNFLQKLRFMADEPQHSIPDVFIWMISNNKRIAYARIPSKDLLYSIVDEEMGKDCGKVKAVFLRLPGKKSFGPAGWTVQAKMELYLWLGLNKQRKDFLSGLPSGFEENKAAKSTGLQPVPPNNLVYNSMQVFQLRAHMYQARSLFAADDSGLSDPFARVFFSTYSQVTEVLSETLCPTWDQLLVFDNVELYGEASELRDDPPIIVIEIYDQDTVGKAEFIGRTFAKPLTKMVDEHYGPPRFPPQLEYYQIFRGNSTAGELLAAFELLQIGPAGVKDLPPLDGPNDEDHGPILPVPLGIRPVLSKYRIEILFWGLRDIKRINLTHVDKPRVDIECAGKGVQSALILNYKKNPNFSTLVKWFEVDLPENELLHPPLNIRVVDCRAFGRYTLVGSHAVSSLRKFIYTPPDKKTDNWANTGDIVINMNPEANVKKMDTVVKLDPTSDAVVKIDSNEEEKEKEKKKKKKKKGEEVEEEEQDESILDWWSKYFASIETMMEKLRAQEAALAEAEEREDMEIAAEVAEIRVDQSHMKGIKTKEKKAKKDKKKNQNNSEGAEKRAAKPKIEELMVYNKELEAEFDEFEDWLHSFNLYKGKAGDDDDTAAMDDDRIMGRFKGSVCVYKLPLSEEITKEPGFDPNMGMFQNIPHNDPLNVLVRIYIVRATNLHPTDLNGKADPYVVIKLGKTEIRDKENYISKQLNPVFGKCFDIEATFPMESMLTVSIFDWDLVGTDDLIGETKIDLENRLYSKHRATCGIASTYSIHGYNLWRDPQKPTQILAKLCKDGKLDGPHYGPGGRVKVANRVFLGPTEIEDENGLKKPSDEHLALIALKHWEDMPQVGCKLIPEHVETRALLHPEKAGIEQGRIEMWVDIFPVDGPAPGPALDITPRKPKKYELRVIIWNTDEVILEDDDYFTGEKSSDIFVRSWLKGQTEDKQDTDVHYHSLTGEGNFNWRFVFPFDYLEAEEKIVVSKKESMFSWDETEYKIPARLTLQVWDADHFSADDFLGAIELDLNRFPRGAKSSKLCSLDMIINEQDLPTISIFKQKRVKGWWPFMAQNENDEPELTGKVEAELHLMTAEEAEKNPVGLGRNEPEPLEKPNRPDTSLVWFLNPLKSIRYFIWHHYRWLILKTLALLLLLLLLGLFLYSIPGYLVKKLLGA; this is encoded by the exons AGCAGGAAAAGGAGTGTTTTCAGCCATGAAGCTTGGAAAGGTCCGTAGCTCCAAAGACAACCACAAGAAAG ATGGTCCGGCCATTTTGGAAACTGAGGATCTTGACCATAAAGGCATGAAGCGCGATCCTGACACTATCTCCCTGGCCTCTATCACTGCAGTGACCACTAATGTCTCCAATAAGAG ATCAAAGCCAGATATTAAGATAGAGCCTGTTGCAGGAAGGCCTGTGGATTACCAG ATTAGTGTTATGGTGATTGAGGCTCGGCAGCTAATGGGTTTAAACATGGATCCATTGGTGTGTGTAGAAATTGGAGAGGAAAAGAAGTATACATCTATGAAAGAGTCAACAAACTCCCCTTACTACAGTGAG taCTTTGTCTTTGACTTCCATGTTCCACCTGATGTCATGTTTGACAAGATCCTTAAGATTTCG GTCATTCATTCAAAAAACATATTGAGAAGTGGAACACTGGTTGGAACCTTTAAAATTGACATAGGGACGATCTACGCACAACCTG AGCACCAGTTCTACCACAAATGGGCCTTGCTGACTGACCCCGATGACATCACAGCAGGCTGCAAAGGCTATGTCAAATGTGACGTAGCAGTGGTAGGGAAAGGGGACAACATTAAGACCCCACACAAGTCCAACGAGATAGATGATGATGACATAGAAGG GAATCTTCTGGTGCCTGAGGGAATACCAGTAGAAAGGCAGTGGGCTCGCTTCTATGTGAAGGTCTTCCGAGCAGAAGGTCTGCCAAAAATGAATGCCAGCATCATGGCCAATGTGAAAAAGGCTTTAATTGGAGAGAACAAAGACCTTGTGGACCCTTATGTTTCAGTGCAGTTCGCTGGGCAGAAG GGAAAAACCTCAGTCCAGAAGGGCACCTATGAGCCCGTTTGGAATGAACAACTCATCTTTACTGAGATGTTCCCACCCCTGTGTAAACGCTTAAAGGTTCAGATCCGGGATTGCGACAAGGTTACCGATGTTGCCATAGGAACTCATTTTATTGATCTGCGCAAGATTTCAAATGATGGAGACAAAG GTTTCTTACCCACGCTGGGGCCAGCCTGGGTGAACATGTATGGCTCCACACGCCAGTACACTCTAATGGACGAGCACCAGGACTTAAACGAGGGGGTCGGAGAGGGTGTGTCCTTCAGGGCCCGCCTCCTCATTGCTCTTGCTGTGGAGATCTTAGACACGTCCTCTTCAGATATAAACATCTCCGCTGAGGTCCAAGTGGAGCCCATCCCAAATGTTTCAGAA atttcaaCAGGCAAAATAgaggagttttttttgtttggatcCTTCTTAGAGGCGACCATGATTGACAGGAAGATAGGCGACAAACCAATAAACTTTGAAGTCACTATTG GTAACTATGGTAACCAGATTGATGGTGCGAGCAAGCcagtaaaaaagaagaagaagggcaAAGGGGATGGTGATGATGAGGAGTCTGAGCTGATCCATAACTCAAGTGATGAAGAGACTGAGGAGGATGGGGAGCTGGCATCAGTATCCTCTACTCCTCCCATGAAGCCTGTAATCACCGACAG caaTTACTTCCATTTGCCATATTTTGAAAAGAAGCCTTGTATCTACATCAAGAGTTGGTGGCATGATCACAGAAGACGTTTCTATAACTCAAATATTATGGACAAGATTGCAGATAAACTG gaaGAGGGTCTGAATGATGTTCAGGAGATTCTGAAGACAGAAAAGGCTTATCCTGAACGCAGACTGAGGGGTGTTCTGGAGGAGCTTAGCACTGGCTGCAA TCGGTTTGTCACTCTGGCCAATAAAGATCAGAATCAAGCTGGTATAACCAAATTGGATCGGGAAAGGCTGAAATCCTGTCTAAGAGAGATG GAGAGCATGGCCCAGCAGGCTAAGACAATGCGCTCACAAGTAAAGAAAAACACTGTGCGTGACAAAATGAAACTGGCGCAGAATTTCCTGCAGAAGCTTCGGTTCATGGCTGATGAG CCACAGCACAGTATTCCTGATGTATTCATATGGATGATAAGCAACAATAAGCGTATAGCATACGCACGCATTCCTTCAAAAGACCTCCTCTACTCAATTGTAGATGAAGAGATGGGTAAAGATTGTGGGAAAGTCAAAGCTGTCTTTCTCAGG TTACCAGGAAAGAAGAGCTTTGGCCCAGCTGGCTGGACAGTTCAAGCTAAGATGGAATTGTATTTGTGGCTTGGTCTGAACAAACAAAGGAAGGACTTCTTGAGTGGCCTGCCCAGTGGCTTTGAGGAAAACAAAGCAGCTAAAAGCACAGGCCTACAGCCGGTGCCGCCCAATAACCTCGTCTATAACA GTATGCAAGTGTTCCAGCTAAGGGCTCACATGTATCAGGCTCGTAGCCTGTTTGCTGCTGATGACAGCGGTCTGTCTGACCCTTTCGCCAGGGTCTTCTTTTCCACATACAGTCAAGTCACTGAG gTGCTCAGTGAGACTCTTTGTCCAACATGGGACCAGTTGCTGGTGTTTGATAATGTTGAGCTTTACGGTGAAGCCAGTGAACTCCGTGATGACCCTCCAATCATAGTCATAGAAATTTATGACCAAGATACTGTG GGAAAAGCCGAGTTCATTGGCCGAACTTTTGCCAAGCCCTTAACTAAGATGGTTGATGAGCATTATGGGCCCCCACGCTTCCCACCCCAGTTGGAGTACTACCAGATCTTTAGAGGAAACTCCACTGCAGGAGAGCTGCTGGCTGCCTTTGAGCTTCTACAG ATCGGGCCAGCAGGAGTAAAAGATCTCCCTCCACTTGATGGGCCAAATGATGAAGATCATGGCCCCATCCTACCAGTGCCTCTGGGAATACGGCCTGTCCTTAGCAAATACCGCATAGAG ATTCTGTTCTGGGGCCTGAGGGACATAAAGAGAATTAACCTGACACATGTGGACAAACCTCGTGTGGACATTGAGTGTGCTGGAAAAGGTGTCCAATCAGCCCTCATTCTAAACTACAAGAAAAACCCAAACTTCAGCACTCTGGTGAAATGGTTTGAAGTG GACCTACCAGAGAACGAGTTACTCCATCCTCCTCTGAATATTCGAGTGGTGGACTGCAGAGCTTTTGGACGTTACACATTAGTGGGTTCACATGCTGTCTCCAGCCTTCGGAAGTTTATCTACACACCACCAGATAAGAAGACCGACAACTGGGCCAATACAG GTGACATCGTGATCAACATGAACCCTGAGGCCAATGTTAAGAAGATGGACACTGTGGTCAAATTGGATCCT ACCTCTGATGCTGTTGTTAAAATTGATTCG AATgaggaagaaaaggagaaagagaagaagaagaagaagaaaaagaagggtgaggaggtagaggaagaggagcaaGATGAGAGCATACTGGACTGGTGGTCAAAGTACTTTGCCTCAATAGAGACAATGATGGAG aAACTGCGTGCTCAAGAAGCAGCCTTAGCCGAGGCAGAAGAGCGAGAGGACATGGAGATTGCTGCAGAAGTGGCTG AAATCAGAGTTGATCAATCTCATATGAAAGGCATCAAGACTAAAGAGAAAAAGGCCAAGAAGGACAAGAAGAAGAATCAGAACAATAGTGAAGGAGCAGAGAAAAGAGCTGCCAAACCAAAAATAGAAGAACTTATG GTGTACAATAAAGAGCTCGAGGCTGAGTTTGATGAATTTGAGGACTGGCTTCACAGCTTCAACCTGTATAAAGGAAAGGctggagatgatgatgacacTGCAGCGATGGATGACGACCGCATCATGGGTCGATTTAAA ggctcagtgtgtgtgtacaagttgCCTCTTTCAGAAGAAATCACCAAAGAGCCTGGATTTGATCCCAATATGGGGATGTTTCAGAATATACCACATAATGATCCCCTTAATGTCCTAGTGAGGATTTACATTGTTAGG GCAACAAACCTTCATCCTACTGACCTGAACGGGAAAGCTGATCCCTATGTTGTTATTAAACTGGGAAAAACGGAGATCAGGGACAAGGAGAATTACATCTCTAAGCAACTCAACCCTGTTTTTGGGAA GTGCTTTGATATTGAGGCCACATTTCCCATGGAGTCGATGCTGACAGTGTCAATATTTGACTGGGATTTAGTTGGCACTGATGACTTGATTGGAGAAACCAAGATTGATCTGGAGAACcgtttatacagtaaacacagagcAACCTGTGGCATTGCGTCCACCTACTCTAT CCATGGATACAATTTGTGGCGAGATCCACAGAAACCAACTCAGATACTCGCTAAGTTGTGTAAGGATGGCAAGTTGGATGGGCCACATTATGGCCCAGGTGGTAGAGTCAAGGTTGCAAACCGTGTCTTTTTGGGGCCAACAGAAATCGAAGATGAAAATG gtcTGAAGAAGCCATCAGATGAACATTTGGCACTTATAGCATTAAAGCACTGGGAGGACATGCCTCAAGTAGGCTGCAAACTCATCCCAGAACACGTAGAGACCAGGGCTCTTCTCCATCCTGAGAAAGCAGGCATAGAACAG GGGCGAATTGAGATGTGGGTCGACATCTTTCCAGTGGATGGACCTGCACCAGGACCTGCCTTAGACATCACACCACGAAAACCAAAGAA ATATGAGCTCAGGGTAATAATATGGAATACTGACGAGGTCATTCTGGAAGACGATGATTACTTCACAGGGGAAAAATCCAGTGACATTTTTGTCAGGAG CTGGCTGAAAGGCCAAACAGAAGATAAGCAGGACACAGATGTGCACTACCACTCTCTGACTGGAGAAGGAAACTTTAACTGGCGCTTCGTGTTTCCATTTGACTATCTCGAGGCTGAGGAGAAAATCGTGGTCTCTAAGAAAGAGTCCATGTTCTCCTGGGATGAGACAGAGTACAAGATTCCTGCCCGTCTCACCCTGCAAGTGTGGGATGCTGACCATTTCTCTGCGGATGACTTCTTGG GTGCAATTGAGCTAGATTTGAACCGGTTTCCTAGAGGAGCAAAATCATCAAAGCTGTGCTCCCTTGATATGATTATTAATGAACAGGATCTGCCGACCATCTCAATCTTCAAACAGAAAAGGGTGAAGGGCTGGTGGCCTTTTATGGCACAGAATGAGAACGATGAGCCTGAGCTGACG GGTAAAGTGGAAGCAGAGCTCCATCTAATGACAGCAGAGGAGGCAGAAAAAAATCCTGTTGGCCTTGGAAGGAATGAGCCAGAACCACTGGAAAAACCAAA TCGTCCGGATACCAGTCTAGTGTGGTTCTTGAACCCCCTGAAGTCCATACGTTACTTCATATGGCACCACTACCGCTGGCTGATCCTGAAAACACTGGCACTACTGCTGCTCCTCCTGCTCCTCGGCCTCTTTCTCTACTCCATCCCTGGATACTTGGTCAAGAAGCTGTTGGGGGCGTGA
- the otofa gene encoding otoferlin isoform X1, with product MALVVYLKSVSDLPGKGDRLAKVSFRGQSFYSRVLENCEEEARIEEAFRWPVASKVDGNEMLEIHIYNYSKVFTNRLIGTFRMVLQKVVEEGHLEVSDTLTDDNNTSVLTSIAIEIRYQPMDGSVRVWSDGEFLDVPDDREGMFQFETESLLSVHSQSSGTSPGRSTYSIPTLRKAGKGVFSAMKLGKVRSSKDNHKKDGPAILETEDLDHKGMKRDPDTISLASITAVTTNVSNKRSKPDIKIEPVAGRPVDYQISVMVIEARQLMGLNMDPLVCVEIGEEKKYTSMKESTNSPYYSEYFVFDFHVPPDVMFDKILKISVIHSKNILRSGTLVGTFKIDIGTIYAQPEHQFYHKWALLTDPDDITAGCKGYVKCDVAVVGKGDNIKTPHKSNEIDDDDIEGNLLVPEGIPVERQWARFYVKVFRAEGLPKMNASIMANVKKALIGENKDLVDPYVSVQFAGQKGKTSVQKGTYEPVWNEQLIFTEMFPPLCKRLKVQIRDCDKVTDVAIGTHFIDLRKISNDGDKGFLPTLGPAWVNMYGSTRQYTLMDEHQDLNEGVGEGVSFRARLLIALAVEILDTSSSDINISAEVQVEPIPNVSEISTGKIEEFFLFGSFLEATMIDRKIGDKPINFEVTIGNYGNQIDGASKPVKKKKKGKGDGDDEESELIHNSSDEETEEDGELASVSSTPPMKPVITDSNYFHLPYFEKKPCIYIKSWWHDHRRRFYNSNIMDKIADKLEEGLNDVQEILKTEKAYPERRLRGVLEELSTGCNRFVTLANKDQNQAGITKLDRERLKSCLREMESMAQQAKTMRSQVKKNTVRDKMKLAQNFLQKLRFMADEPQHSIPDVFIWMISNNKRIAYARIPSKDLLYSIVDEEMGKDCGKVKAVFLRLPGKKSFGPAGWTVQAKMELYLWLGLNKQRKDFLSGLPSGFEENKAAKSTGLQPVPPNNLVYNSMQVFQLRAHMYQARSLFAADDSGLSDPFARVFFSTYSQVTEVLSETLCPTWDQLLVFDNVELYGEASELRDDPPIIVIEIYDQDTVGKAEFIGRTFAKPLTKMVDEHYGPPRFPPQLEYYQIFRGNSTAGELLAAFELLQIGPAGVKDLPPLDGPNDEDHGPILPVPLGIRPVLSKYRIEILFWGLRDIKRINLTHVDKPRVDIECAGKGVQSALILNYKKNPNFSTLVKWFEVDLPENELLHPPLNIRVVDCRAFGRYTLVGSHAVSSLRKFIYTPPDKKTDNWANTGDIVINMNPEANVKKMDTVVKLDPTSDAVVKIDSNEEEKEKEKKKKKKKKGEEVEEEEQDESILDWWSKYFASIETMMEKLRAQEAALAEAEEREDMEIAAEVAEIRVDQSHMKGIKTKEKKAKKDKKKNQNNSEGAEKRAAKPKIEELMVYNKELEAEFDEFEDWLHSFNLYKGKAGDDDDTAAMDDDRIMGRFKGSVCVYKLPLSEEITKEPGFDPNMGMFQNIPHNDPLNVLVRIYIVRATNLHPTDLNGKADPYVVIKLGKTEIRDKENYISKQLNPVFGKCFDIEATFPMESMLTVSIFDWDLVGTDDLIGETKIDLENRLYSKHRATCGIASTYSIHGYNLWRDPQKPTQILAKLCKDGKLDGPHYGPGGRVKVANRVFLGPTEIEDENGLKKPSDEHLALIALKHWEDMPQVGCKLIPEHVETRALLHPEKAGIEQGRIEMWVDIFPVDGPAPGPALDITPRKPKKYELRVIIWNTDEVILEDDDYFTGEKSSDIFVRSWLKGQTEDKQDTDVHYHSLTGEGNFNWRFVFPFDYLEAEEKIVVSKKESMFSWDETEYKIPARLTLQVWDADHFSADDFLGAIELDLNRFPRGAKSSKLCSLDMIINEQDLPTISIFKQKRVKGWWPFMAQNENDEPELTGKVEAELHLMTAEEAEKNPVGLGRNEPEPLEKPNRPDTTFLWFMSPLKAVRYLVCTRYKWLIIKIILGILLVIMVALFIYSMPGYLVKKMLGA from the exons AGCAGGAAAAGGAGTGTTTTCAGCCATGAAGCTTGGAAAGGTCCGTAGCTCCAAAGACAACCACAAGAAAG ATGGTCCGGCCATTTTGGAAACTGAGGATCTTGACCATAAAGGCATGAAGCGCGATCCTGACACTATCTCCCTGGCCTCTATCACTGCAGTGACCACTAATGTCTCCAATAAGAG ATCAAAGCCAGATATTAAGATAGAGCCTGTTGCAGGAAGGCCTGTGGATTACCAG ATTAGTGTTATGGTGATTGAGGCTCGGCAGCTAATGGGTTTAAACATGGATCCATTGGTGTGTGTAGAAATTGGAGAGGAAAAGAAGTATACATCTATGAAAGAGTCAACAAACTCCCCTTACTACAGTGAG taCTTTGTCTTTGACTTCCATGTTCCACCTGATGTCATGTTTGACAAGATCCTTAAGATTTCG GTCATTCATTCAAAAAACATATTGAGAAGTGGAACACTGGTTGGAACCTTTAAAATTGACATAGGGACGATCTACGCACAACCTG AGCACCAGTTCTACCACAAATGGGCCTTGCTGACTGACCCCGATGACATCACAGCAGGCTGCAAAGGCTATGTCAAATGTGACGTAGCAGTGGTAGGGAAAGGGGACAACATTAAGACCCCACACAAGTCCAACGAGATAGATGATGATGACATAGAAGG GAATCTTCTGGTGCCTGAGGGAATACCAGTAGAAAGGCAGTGGGCTCGCTTCTATGTGAAGGTCTTCCGAGCAGAAGGTCTGCCAAAAATGAATGCCAGCATCATGGCCAATGTGAAAAAGGCTTTAATTGGAGAGAACAAAGACCTTGTGGACCCTTATGTTTCAGTGCAGTTCGCTGGGCAGAAG GGAAAAACCTCAGTCCAGAAGGGCACCTATGAGCCCGTTTGGAATGAACAACTCATCTTTACTGAGATGTTCCCACCCCTGTGTAAACGCTTAAAGGTTCAGATCCGGGATTGCGACAAGGTTACCGATGTTGCCATAGGAACTCATTTTATTGATCTGCGCAAGATTTCAAATGATGGAGACAAAG GTTTCTTACCCACGCTGGGGCCAGCCTGGGTGAACATGTATGGCTCCACACGCCAGTACACTCTAATGGACGAGCACCAGGACTTAAACGAGGGGGTCGGAGAGGGTGTGTCCTTCAGGGCCCGCCTCCTCATTGCTCTTGCTGTGGAGATCTTAGACACGTCCTCTTCAGATATAAACATCTCCGCTGAGGTCCAAGTGGAGCCCATCCCAAATGTTTCAGAA atttcaaCAGGCAAAATAgaggagttttttttgtttggatcCTTCTTAGAGGCGACCATGATTGACAGGAAGATAGGCGACAAACCAATAAACTTTGAAGTCACTATTG GTAACTATGGTAACCAGATTGATGGTGCGAGCAAGCcagtaaaaaagaagaagaagggcaAAGGGGATGGTGATGATGAGGAGTCTGAGCTGATCCATAACTCAAGTGATGAAGAGACTGAGGAGGATGGGGAGCTGGCATCAGTATCCTCTACTCCTCCCATGAAGCCTGTAATCACCGACAG caaTTACTTCCATTTGCCATATTTTGAAAAGAAGCCTTGTATCTACATCAAGAGTTGGTGGCATGATCACAGAAGACGTTTCTATAACTCAAATATTATGGACAAGATTGCAGATAAACTG gaaGAGGGTCTGAATGATGTTCAGGAGATTCTGAAGACAGAAAAGGCTTATCCTGAACGCAGACTGAGGGGTGTTCTGGAGGAGCTTAGCACTGGCTGCAA TCGGTTTGTCACTCTGGCCAATAAAGATCAGAATCAAGCTGGTATAACCAAATTGGATCGGGAAAGGCTGAAATCCTGTCTAAGAGAGATG GAGAGCATGGCCCAGCAGGCTAAGACAATGCGCTCACAAGTAAAGAAAAACACTGTGCGTGACAAAATGAAACTGGCGCAGAATTTCCTGCAGAAGCTTCGGTTCATGGCTGATGAG CCACAGCACAGTATTCCTGATGTATTCATATGGATGATAAGCAACAATAAGCGTATAGCATACGCACGCATTCCTTCAAAAGACCTCCTCTACTCAATTGTAGATGAAGAGATGGGTAAAGATTGTGGGAAAGTCAAAGCTGTCTTTCTCAGG TTACCAGGAAAGAAGAGCTTTGGCCCAGCTGGCTGGACAGTTCAAGCTAAGATGGAATTGTATTTGTGGCTTGGTCTGAACAAACAAAGGAAGGACTTCTTGAGTGGCCTGCCCAGTGGCTTTGAGGAAAACAAAGCAGCTAAAAGCACAGGCCTACAGCCGGTGCCGCCCAATAACCTCGTCTATAACA GTATGCAAGTGTTCCAGCTAAGGGCTCACATGTATCAGGCTCGTAGCCTGTTTGCTGCTGATGACAGCGGTCTGTCTGACCCTTTCGCCAGGGTCTTCTTTTCCACATACAGTCAAGTCACTGAG gTGCTCAGTGAGACTCTTTGTCCAACATGGGACCAGTTGCTGGTGTTTGATAATGTTGAGCTTTACGGTGAAGCCAGTGAACTCCGTGATGACCCTCCAATCATAGTCATAGAAATTTATGACCAAGATACTGTG GGAAAAGCCGAGTTCATTGGCCGAACTTTTGCCAAGCCCTTAACTAAGATGGTTGATGAGCATTATGGGCCCCCACGCTTCCCACCCCAGTTGGAGTACTACCAGATCTTTAGAGGAAACTCCACTGCAGGAGAGCTGCTGGCTGCCTTTGAGCTTCTACAG ATCGGGCCAGCAGGAGTAAAAGATCTCCCTCCACTTGATGGGCCAAATGATGAAGATCATGGCCCCATCCTACCAGTGCCTCTGGGAATACGGCCTGTCCTTAGCAAATACCGCATAGAG ATTCTGTTCTGGGGCCTGAGGGACATAAAGAGAATTAACCTGACACATGTGGACAAACCTCGTGTGGACATTGAGTGTGCTGGAAAAGGTGTCCAATCAGCCCTCATTCTAAACTACAAGAAAAACCCAAACTTCAGCACTCTGGTGAAATGGTTTGAAGTG GACCTACCAGAGAACGAGTTACTCCATCCTCCTCTGAATATTCGAGTGGTGGACTGCAGAGCTTTTGGACGTTACACATTAGTGGGTTCACATGCTGTCTCCAGCCTTCGGAAGTTTATCTACACACCACCAGATAAGAAGACCGACAACTGGGCCAATACAG GTGACATCGTGATCAACATGAACCCTGAGGCCAATGTTAAGAAGATGGACACTGTGGTCAAATTGGATCCT ACCTCTGATGCTGTTGTTAAAATTGATTCG AATgaggaagaaaaggagaaagagaagaagaagaagaagaaaaagaagggtgaggaggtagaggaagaggagcaaGATGAGAGCATACTGGACTGGTGGTCAAAGTACTTTGCCTCAATAGAGACAATGATGGAG aAACTGCGTGCTCAAGAAGCAGCCTTAGCCGAGGCAGAAGAGCGAGAGGACATGGAGATTGCTGCAGAAGTGGCTG AAATCAGAGTTGATCAATCTCATATGAAAGGCATCAAGACTAAAGAGAAAAAGGCCAAGAAGGACAAGAAGAAGAATCAGAACAATAGTGAAGGAGCAGAGAAAAGAGCTGCCAAACCAAAAATAGAAGAACTTATG GTGTACAATAAAGAGCTCGAGGCTGAGTTTGATGAATTTGAGGACTGGCTTCACAGCTTCAACCTGTATAAAGGAAAGGctggagatgatgatgacacTGCAGCGATGGATGACGACCGCATCATGGGTCGATTTAAA ggctcagtgtgtgtgtacaagttgCCTCTTTCAGAAGAAATCACCAAAGAGCCTGGATTTGATCCCAATATGGGGATGTTTCAGAATATACCACATAATGATCCCCTTAATGTCCTAGTGAGGATTTACATTGTTAGG GCAACAAACCTTCATCCTACTGACCTGAACGGGAAAGCTGATCCCTATGTTGTTATTAAACTGGGAAAAACGGAGATCAGGGACAAGGAGAATTACATCTCTAAGCAACTCAACCCTGTTTTTGGGAA GTGCTTTGATATTGAGGCCACATTTCCCATGGAGTCGATGCTGACAGTGTCAATATTTGACTGGGATTTAGTTGGCACTGATGACTTGATTGGAGAAACCAAGATTGATCTGGAGAACcgtttatacagtaaacacagagcAACCTGTGGCATTGCGTCCACCTACTCTAT CCATGGATACAATTTGTGGCGAGATCCACAGAAACCAACTCAGATACTCGCTAAGTTGTGTAAGGATGGCAAGTTGGATGGGCCACATTATGGCCCAGGTGGTAGAGTCAAGGTTGCAAACCGTGTCTTTTTGGGGCCAACAGAAATCGAAGATGAAAATG gtcTGAAGAAGCCATCAGATGAACATTTGGCACTTATAGCATTAAAGCACTGGGAGGACATGCCTCAAGTAGGCTGCAAACTCATCCCAGAACACGTAGAGACCAGGGCTCTTCTCCATCCTGAGAAAGCAGGCATAGAACAG GGGCGAATTGAGATGTGGGTCGACATCTTTCCAGTGGATGGACCTGCACCAGGACCTGCCTTAGACATCACACCACGAAAACCAAAGAA ATATGAGCTCAGGGTAATAATATGGAATACTGACGAGGTCATTCTGGAAGACGATGATTACTTCACAGGGGAAAAATCCAGTGACATTTTTGTCAGGAG CTGGCTGAAAGGCCAAACAGAAGATAAGCAGGACACAGATGTGCACTACCACTCTCTGACTGGAGAAGGAAACTTTAACTGGCGCTTCGTGTTTCCATTTGACTATCTCGAGGCTGAGGAGAAAATCGTGGTCTCTAAGAAAGAGTCCATGTTCTCCTGGGATGAGACAGAGTACAAGATTCCTGCCCGTCTCACCCTGCAAGTGTGGGATGCTGACCATTTCTCTGCGGATGACTTCTTGG GTGCAATTGAGCTAGATTTGAACCGGTTTCCTAGAGGAGCAAAATCATCAAAGCTGTGCTCCCTTGATATGATTATTAATGAACAGGATCTGCCGACCATCTCAATCTTCAAACAGAAAAGGGTGAAGGGCTGGTGGCCTTTTATGGCACAGAATGAGAACGATGAGCCTGAGCTGACG GGTAAAGTGGAAGCAGAGCTCCATCTAATGACAGCAGAGGAGGCAGAAAAAAATCCTGTTGGCCTTGGAAGGAATGAGCCAGAACCACTGGAAAAACCAAA CCGGCCCGACACCACCTTCCTCTGGTTCATGAGTCCGCTGAAGGCTGTGCGCTACCTGGTGTGCACCCGCTACAAATGGCTGATCATCAAAATTATCCTGGGCATACTGCTGGTGATCATGGTGGCCCTTTTCATCTACAGTATGCCTGGCTACTTGGTCAAGAAGATGCTGGGTGCATGA